TCTCCAGCTTTTTCAACAATGGCTCTTTAACCAATTGTTCGAGTTCGCTGTTGTTATCCACAATGAGGATGTTCTTTCTTAGCTTCATTTCTTTCTTCTGTATAAAAACCATAAACTCGTATCGGTTTAAAGAGACGCCTTCTTAAGATTATCTTAAGCGGCGGTAATCTATTCGGCGTCTTTGAGGAAGGCTTGAATTATATTTTTTGTCTAAAAGTTCGACGAAATTTTCCAACTTTTTTGAAATAAAATGTCTAATTTCCTACAGTTAAGTCTAGTCTTGTTTGCGCCGATAGGCTCTCTAAGGAGTACGAGAACATGGCAAAACAGTATTATCTATCTAACAACGGGACTCATATTGGTCCGTACACGCATGAGACGATCTTAAAAAAGATTGAGGCTCAAGAGAACCAATGGACTGACTATGTTTACGATGAAACCGTCGGAGAATGGTTGATGTTGTTGGAGCACCCTGAGTTCGCAGCAAAGCTGGCGCAAAAGCCTTCGGCTCGTCCAGGTAAAATGGCGGCTCCCGTTCCTTCGAAACAAACTTTGAAGGATAAAGAGTGGTTCATCCTGAAGGAAGGAAACAACTACGGTCCTTTCTGCCAATTAGAAATCATTCAGATGCTCCAAGAAAAAGCGTTGTTCGAATACGATTACATTTGGCACGCGAAACTGCCGGCCTGGAAACGTGTGGCTGAGCTTGAAGAGTTCTCCTCCGATAAAATTCGCAGTATGCGTGACTCTAAAGACGCCGACGTTGCGGAAATCTTTTTCCGTCGCCGTCACGCGCGTGCTTCTTACGGAGCCTCTTTGATTGTTCATAACAACAAAACTGTCTTCCGTGGCCAGGCGCTGGAAATCAGCGCAGGTGGTGCGGGTGTTTTGATCGACACGCCGAATTTGCAACCAGGTCAATCCCTGTTCTTGCATTTTCAACCGGGCGATGGCGTTCCTCCTTTCAACGCTGTTTGCCAGATCGTTAGCAAACAGTTTGTGAAAGACGCTAAGACTGACACAGAGCCTGTGAAGTACGGTGTGAAATTCACGACGCTCAGTCAATCTGTGCGCGAATCAATTAAGAACTTTACAACTAAAGCGGCATAATTCTGCCGCTTCCTGGACGTGAAAGAGGAACTATGAAAAAGGATTTTTCAGCAGTGTTTGTGGCCGTGATTGCATCAACTCTCATGGCCTGCTCCGGCGGCGTTTCGTTCGATCTCCCAGCGACCTCAGATAACTTCGGACAAAATATAACCTACAATAATAAAGTCGACATTCTCTGGATCGTCGACAACTCGTCTTCGATGTTGAAGCATCAACAAAATCTTTCAGCCCAGGTTCCTGACCTTGTCACGAAACTCAATTCACTAAAGATGGACTATCACATGGCCGTGGTGACAACGAGTATGGGGGGAACAACACCTGACGGAGGTAAGTTCATCGGAAGTCCTAAATACGTGACGGCTTCCACTCCCGATCTTGTGAACAGTCTTAAAAATCGCATGATCGTCGGCGAGGCGGGAAGTAATAACGAACGTGGTCTGGAGTCGATGCAAAACGCTCTATCCAATAGTTATCTTTCTAACGAAGGCCGCGGTTTTTTCCGCGAAGACGCTTTGCTCGTTGTGATCGCCTTATCTGACGAGAATGACAAAAGTGTCGTTTCAAATCCCGTAAGTCATTACGTTAATTTTTTGGATGGATTAAAAACTCCTTGGGTGGATGGCACGCGTTCGTGGGTCTTTAACTTTATTGGCGTTCTGCCTACGAGTACGAACTGCCGAACATATAACGATTATGCGGAAGCCGGTTTGACCTTCATTGATATCGTAAAAGAATCAGGCGGCGTGCAAGAGTCTATTTGCAGCTCCAATCTTTCTTCGGCAGTGACGAACATCCGTTCGCGTATTTATCAGATTCTTACTGACTTTAAGCTTTCGAAAATTCCAGTGATTGAGTCCATCTCTGTCACCATCAACGGTCAGGTTGTCCCGCGCAGTTCGATCAACGGTTGGGACTATATTGAAGCGCGTAACGTGATTCGCTTCTATGGATCGGCTGTTCCTGCTGCCGATGCGTCTATCAAAGTAGACTTCAAACCAAAAGAAGCGAACTAAAGCAGAGTGCAGGCTCCTTGGAGTTCTTTTCCAACGGGAGCCGCCGGGTTCACCAGCTTGCTTTTATAATCTTCAAAGACCGTCAAATGGACTTCGTTTGACGGATCATCCTTTGAAAGAATGAGGCGAAGAAGTTCTCCTGCGGCGGGGACTTCGATTGTGACAGGCATCTGTCGGGCTGGAGAAAAGAACAAAGACACTGTCGCATATTCTCCAGGTCGTCCTGTTTCATCCAATGTCATCGCGACGGATCCCATCGGACTTCCCATAAAGCCGTATTCGCACTTCAGTTGCTGAGCTTGAGCCAATCCAGGGAAAACCACGAGGAATAAAGAAAAAATGTTCTTCATAAGAAAAGCATCAATGAAACTGTCTTAGTTTGGCAAATTAAATTTGCAAGACACCGTTTAATGTAAAGAAGGTGGCTCTCTGTAATCTTCTTTTTTCTCGCTGCGATTTAAATCGCCATGTCGGTCGCCATTTCGCGTGTAGTGACGATACTCCACCTCTTCGTGGGATTCCGGTAAAAGAGAGTTAACGGTACTGACAAGATCTTGCCCCATTTTTCTCATCGCGGAACCTAAGCCGATAAGTGTAGCGCCGCCTAAAATAAGATCCACTCCGACAAACGTTCCGATGGTCCAAAGAGCTGAAGCCGGGAAGGTGTACAGAATCATCGCCGCCAGCAAAATAGAAATCGCGCCGTTGAGCGCGTAATATCCCCAGCCTGATGAACGTTCCACGAACGCACCAATAACTTTGGCGCAGCCACTTGCGAGCAAAAGAAAGCCGATCATCAATGTCAGCCCCATGGTGTTGGCAACAGGATTGACGAAGATAAGAACGGAACAGGCCAGAGCCAAGCAGCCCAATGCTACATGGGGCCAGAGCTGACCTGTCTTGCGCCCTTGAATGCCATAAACTATTTGGGCGATGCCGGCGACAAACAACACAGCTCCCAAAGTCATGACTGAAGCCAAGGTGGAAGCGGATGCAAAAATCAATGCACCAATTCCCAAAAGAACATAGAGGATTCCCAGCGTGATGAGCTGTGTGGATTTTTTCTTCATAAAAACCTCCTCATACCTTAAGCATGAGGGGTGTTCGGCAAAATCTCTAGGAAGACGAAATAAAAATGACAATCTACATTTTTAAGGATGCGACTTAAGAAGGGTCCCCGGGCTCAGTGCCTGCGGGACCATTGGCGGATTCATCAATCACATTGGTCTTCACGCCGACAGAGGCGAACTGATAATAAAGACCTTCTGCCTTCATTAACTCCGCATGCGAGCCGATCTCAGCAATTTCACCCTGATTCAAAACAACGATGCGATCGCATTGTTCAATCGTCGACAGGCGGTGAGCGATGATGATGCTCGTGCGGCCTTTCGTGATTTCCTTGGTCGCTTCTTGGATGATGTGCTCACTTTCCGAGTCAATGTTCGCTGTGGCTTCATCCAAAATTAAAATATCGGGGTTGAAGGCAAGAATACGGGCAAAGGCAATCAATTGGCGTTCACCGACGGACAGATTGGCGCCGCGCTCATCCACGGCACTTGAAAGATCCCGGCCTGTGCGAGTTAAAAGCCCCATGTAGCCGGTTTTCTCGCAGGCACGCTGTATTTGTTCTTCGCTGATGCGTGGGTCTCCCAAACCGATATTCTCGCGAACGGTTCCGCGGAAAATAAAATTGTCCTGCTGAACAACGCCGACATGATGGCGGATCTCTTCACGAGGAATACGCTCCAGCGCAATGCCATCGACAAAGATGGATTTTTCAGGGGCATCGTAAAAACGCTGCAATAACGAAATGAACGTGGATTTGCCGCTGCCTGTGCGGCCGACCAATGCGATAGATTCACCGGGTTTGATGTGCAGGGAAATACCTTTCAGCACCATCGGCAAATTGGCTTCGTATTGGAAATTCAAATTGCGAATGTCGAGCTCACCGCGAATCATGCCTGGTGAATGCAGATTTTCCAGTTCATATTCTTCCGGCTCATCCATCAGCGTGAAAATACGCTCGGCACTGGTCAATGAGTTTTGGAATTGTTGGTATTTTTCCAGGATCTCACGTAACGGCGGGATGAAGTCTTGAATGTTCATCAAAAACGCGACCAAGGCGCCGATGGCGATAGAGCCTTCAGCACTTAACAGACCGCCATAATAAAGAGCTGCGGTGATTGTTGTCGCGTTGAAAAGATTCATAATCGGTTGCATCAGCGCATAAGCCCGGATCGAACGCATATTCGTTTCGCGGTAATCGTTTGAAAGCACCGAAAACGTATCGCGATTGCGAGTCACGCGGTTGTAGAGCTGAACGACTTTAATGCCGTTAAGATTCTCCGCCAAAAAAGCGTTGATCAGCGACAGTTTCTTTTTCTGTTCGCGCAAGATGTCGCGGATGCGATTGCTTAAATAAAACGACGCCCAAATGAATAGCGGCGCTAAAAGCAACGACACCAGTGTCAGCTTCCATGAAATCACCGCTAATGCGATAACGACCGAGATAATGATCACAGTATGAGTAAAGACCGCGATCACGCCATCGGTGAAAAGCTCGCCCAAGGACATCACGTCATTGGTCAGACGGGTCACAATACGCCCAGTGGGTGTCTTATTGAAAAACTGCAGGGGCAGTCTTTGCACGTGACCCATCAAATCTTCACGCAAATGAAACAGCATGCGATTGCCAAAAAGCTGGAACAGATAGACGTTGGCAAATGAAAAACAAGAACGGAAAATTTCCAGGATCAAGTAAGCATAAGCCACTTGCGTGAAAACGCTATAGTCTTTGCCTTTGATGCCGTGATCGATCGCATAACCGATAAGCGCGGGTATCAAACGTGCGACAATGGCGCCGCCGGCAACGGCAAAAATCGCCGAGAAAAGCAGAACCTTTTCTTTGCGGGCATAAGGCCATAATCTTTTAAAAAGGCCGGGGTAAGTGATTTTGGTTTTAACCAAATCCTCATGCATGAAATTCTCACTCATGGGAGTCTCCTTGGCCTTGGATTTGAACAATTTTTTGGAAGGTCGGACTGCTCTTCAGAACGTCTTCGAAAGCTCCCAATGCTTCCACTTGTCCGTCTTTAAGAATCAGCAATTTGTTCACGGCCTTTAACGAAGACAGACGGTGCGCCACAATAATACGAGTCATCGTGGAGCGGCTTTTTGCAAGTTCCTCTTCGATGGCTTTTTCTGTGCGCGTGTCGACAGCACTTAAAGAATCGTCTAAAACTAAAACGGGCGTCTTCATAATAAGGCCGCGCGCAATCGTCAGACGCTGTTTTTGTCCGCCCGAAAGATTGACGCCTCTTTCGCCAAGTTGTGAATCGTACTTGTGCGGTAAAGAGTCGATTTCTTTGCTAAGATCCACGATTTCTGTCATGCGCAGGATCTCTTCTTCCGAAGCTCTCTCTTTCAGACCGAAGCTGACGTTGTCGGAAATGGTTTCGCTAAATAAGAACGCCTCTTGCGGAACAAGCAGGAATGTGCGGCGTAGTGAATCCTGAGTGATTTGTTCGATCGGAATGCCATTGATAAGAATTTCGCCTTCTTCCAAAGGATACATCCGCGAAAGCAAGTGCAATAACGTCGTTTTGCCTGCGCCCACCGGCCCCATGATACCGAGGCTTTCGCCGGCCTTCAGAGTGAAGGACACGTTTTTAAGAACGTAGACAGAACCGCGGTTGTGTCGGTAAGAAACATTTTTGAACTCAAGACTTTCGAAAGTCTTAAGCACGTGCGTTCCATTGTCGGGAATGTCGGTTTCCGTTTTCAGAACTTCTTTGATGCGATCAAAGGATGCGTAACCTTTTTGGAAATAAGAAAAGCCCATTCCCAACGCCGTCATCGGCCACACCATTTTTTGAATATAGCGGTGAAAAGCAACGAAAGTACCGATAGAAACTACACCAGAATAAATATCATCCTTAGCGACAAAAAGCAGGATCACGCTTCCGGAGGTCACGCCGAACTCCATGACCGGAATAAAGAAAGCATCAACGCGTGCGACTTTGTTGCAGGCCTTTTCAAATGCGGAGCTGACCGAGTTAAAAAGTTTTGTGCGATTGTCTTCCTGCGCGAAACTTTTTATCACGCGAATGCCGCCGACGGTTTCTTGCGCAACGCCGGTCAGTTCGGAAAAACGATCCTGTTGCGCTTTATAATTGGTGTGAATCAAACGCATCACTCGCCAAATTAAAAGAGGCACAAGAGGCAGAAAGACCAACGTTTTCCAAGTCCATTCCCAATTCATGCTAATCATGATCGGAAGGACCACGGCGATAATGATCACGCCGTCAGCGAGGATCAAAAGACCGGGCCCGATAGCCTGACGGAACGACTGCACGTCGTTGGTCACCAAGCTCATCAATTCACCTACTTGATTCTTGTGAAAGAAGTTCGGACCTAAGGAAGTCATGTGGCGGAAAATTTTTTGGCGGATGTGTTCCGCCGCATGCGTGTGAAACTTCCCGAAATTCGTGCGCCAGCTATAGCGGCTGATCGCAAGACCCGCCATGACGGCAAAAAAGATCAAACAAGTTTTTCCGATGGCGTTCAGCGGAACTTGAGACTCGATTTGATCAATCGCCGTTTTCATGATCAACGGATAAATGCCGTCAAGCACGTTTGTGATGATCAGAAAAATCATCCCCAAACTGAAAGCTCGGGGATTGTTTTTAATGTAAAACCAAAGAGGACGATTGAATAAGGTCGGGTTTTCAGAGGAGCTTTGCATTCACCAGGAACTCTATTTAATCCTTACCGAGTCGGCAAGAACTTTGGGTCCAAAGACCGTATTGCTCCTGGCGTCGTTCAAAGGCTCTTTGTTCCCAGCCATAGAAAAAAGGTCTCTTTTGTAAAAAACGATCTACAAGAAACTTAAAGATGTTCATACAGCCTCCTCATTCCTAAATATAGATTCGGCTGTTTGGTCCTATCATTCAATACCCTTGATCTAAGTACTATTATGCAATACCCTGGTTTTGGGAGTTGATATGTCACAGATTGACCAATTTTTAAGTTCATTAAAACGCGCTTTAAAGACGAAGAATATTCTCTACAAGGATCTAGCGAAGGCTTTGAATCTGAGTGAATCTAGCGTAAAGAGAATCCTCTCGAATAAAAGTCTCAGCTTGGAACGCTTGGAGGAGATCTGTCGTGTCGCGGATCTCAGCTTTTCCGAAGTCGTGAAATCGGCAAATCTCGACGAAGCCAATCAAGTGATGCTTCTCTCGGACGAGCAAGAAAAAGCGTTGGCTGAAAACGCGCGTCTTTTGCATTACTTCATGATGTTGCATGAAGGAAAAACGCCGCAAAAAATTGAGCGCGAGTATCAAATCCCCAGTGCAGAATCAAAAAAATATCTATTTCAACTGGATCGACTGAATTTGATCGAACTTCATCCGCGGGATAAAGTGAAACTGAAACGCCAAGGTTTTCTGCGTTTTCGCCGGGACGGACCTGTCGGGAAAGCTCTTTTCGAGCAAACAAAAAGCAACTACCTAAACTACGACTTCCGCACCGAGGATTATATTCGTTTTGCCCTGATAAAAATCAGTCCGTCGACTTTGGCGAAATACAAAGCGAAATTGGATCGTCTGCTTATGGAGATGCAGGAAGAGGCCAAATTTGAAGGGGAGCACAACGTTCCTGTCGGCGATACCGGGATTCTTTTGTCATTCCGGCCTTGGCAGTACTCTTATATGGGCGCGATCAAAAAGAAAGATTAGTTCTCTGTCGAGATTTTTGACAGGCCCGCATTTTTTTCATGTTCCTGGAGGTTTCGGTCGGGAACCTTCAGGGGTTTATGCTATAAAAAGATATGTTTTTAAAGCGCGTGCTTCGTCTCGTACCGATGATTCTGCTCTCTGTTTTTTTCGTAGAAACAGTTCAGGCGCGCGCTTGTCTGACCGATCACATCCGTGACGCTTTGAAAATTAACAAAGAGCGCGCGCCTCACTATGCGCGTCTTTCACAAGGGCGCAGTGCCGAGATTTCAAAACGTCTCATCAGCATGGAAAGAAAATTGTCGTTTATCGTGCCATTTGCAGATGCATGGGCGATTCCGTATCACATGGCCGGAGTCAATATTCTTTGCGATGACTTTATCGACATGGCTTATACGCCGAAATTTCGCTCGCAAAATCCTGAGGGCGCTGATTCTATTTTAAACTTTCGTCGTCCTAACGTGGAAACTATCAAAGCGCGTCTTTTTGAATTGTATAAAGCCAAAGACTATCAGGGGCTGGCTTACTACGCCGATCACAAAATTCATGAACTTGAAAGCGTGCCTCGCTACAACTGCATGGTCCGTCACGTGCTTGAATCCATTCGCAGAATGGCGGCACTGGCGCCTCTTCACGATCAAAAGGCGCGGCACTCCTTGGGAGTTTCCTCCTTGTTCCTATCGCGAACAGTATTAAGATCACACATTCTTCTTTTGGATGAATCCACTTTGATCGATACGCTAGCGGCTCCTTTGCAATCCGAAGGTTTGCCAATCGTCTGTCAGGATGTTCCCGCCATTCCTTGGCCATGACCTTTCGTAAACTTAATTTGCTGATGTTCCGTGGTCGTACAAGAGTGTTTGCATGGCGACGCTTACACGAACTCTTTTGCAAATTTCTTTTTTCATAATCTTTATTGCCAATTCCATTGCCCATGCGGAGTCGCTGTTTCAGCGTCAGCTTCCCGACGGGCGCCTCGTTTTCGATGCGATTCTTGAACAAGGAATTCCGCGGCCCGCGCTCGATTTGATTTTTCGCATGTATGACTACAATGAAGGTTTAATTCCGAACACCACGCATACGGTGTTGGTCGATTACTCTTTGCCCTCGACAAGCAAACGCCTTTTTTTGATCAATCTAGAGACGGCCCTAGTGGAAAGTTTTTATGTCGCGCACGGGATTCGTTCGGGCGTCGTCGAGTCGCGCAGCTTTTCCAACATGACGGACTCGTGGAAAAGCTCGTTGGGATTTTTCTTTGCAAAAGGCACTTATAACAGTCAGAAAAATGGCTTGTCTCTTTATCTGGAGGGAATTGATCGCTCGAATGACAACGCCAAAAATCGCGCGATCGTTTTGCACGGAGCAAAGTATGTCAGTGAAGAGTTCATCCGCAATAACGGAAGACTAGGGTGGAGTGAAGGGTGTTTTGCCGTCGGTCTAGAGCACGTTAACACTCTTGTGAATCTGCTCCAGAATGGCAGTATTCTTTTTTCTTATCACAAAGATCTCATAGGACTTTCCCGCCGCTATCCATCCGATCAAAGTCTTTATGGCCAGGAAATTCTCCCGCCCGGAGTCAACACCCGACGAACGCCGGGAGAGGGCGGAGGATTCGTTGGCAATGGAGTTCAGGAACCGTTTTAATCTGAAACGGAAAAATATATTCTCCTCGCAATCTTTCGAGACTGCTTCAGGTCATTAAGTAAATACCGATGAACTCCCCGTGCGTTATACATCCTCGGAGGAATTGATCGTATGTGGAATAAGGTCTGGAAAGCACGCAGCTATCGCTATAAAATTCTCGCACTTTTGATTGGCGCCATTCTTCCATTATGGGCCATCGTTTTATTTTACGTTCTGCCGCTGGTTCGCGATTCCATGTATGAAGATCGCAAAACAGCTGTGCGTAATACCGTGGATGTCGCAACGACTGTTCTGCAACACTACTATAACCTTTATGAAACAAAGGTCTTAAGCGAAGACGAAGCCAAAAAACAGGCGCTGGTCGCAGTGTCGCAGCTTCGTTATCAAGGCAATGAATATTTTTGGATCAATGACCTTCATCCAACCATGATGATGCATCCGATGAAGCCGGAGCTTAACGGTAAAGATCTTTCCGGAATGAAGGACCCGAATGGTGTGGCTCTTTTCGTTGAATTTGTGAAGGTCGGTGAAACTCCCGCAGCGGAAGGTTTTGTTTCTTATATGTGGCCGAAGCCGGGCTCGCCTCATCCGGAGCCAAAAATCAGTTTCGTAAGACAGTTCAAACAATGGAAGTGGATTCTTGGCAGCGGTGTTTATGTGGATGATGTAGAAAAAGCGATTGCCGCGTTCCGTATGAAAGTACTTATTAGTTTTTCATTGGCATTTTTAGCGGCGTTTGCCTTGTTTTACGTTTTTGCAGGTAAATTGATGAGCTTCTTGGCGCGCACAGTGACAGATACGAATGAAGCCAGCAAACAAGTTTTGGAAGCTTCGAGCATGCTTTCCAGCGCAGGACAAAACGTCGCACAGGGGGCGGTCGAGTCCGCTGCACGCATTGAAGAAACTTTGAAAGCCGTGAAAGATCTGAACGAGATCGTGCGCGCGAATCAAGAGCGCGCCAGTTCCGCATCGGATCTTGCAAAGAACTCGGAGTTGGGCGCTTCGCAGGGAGCGGAAGAAGTAAAACGTCTTATCGAATCTATTGGAGTCATGGCAAAAATCTCGAGGGAGATTACGTCCGCCATGGATATTATCGACGATATCGCTTTTCAAACGAATCTTTTGGCTCTGAACGCGGCCGTGGAAGCGGCCCGCGCCGGCGAACAAGGAAAAGGTTTTGCCGTTGTTGCCGAAGCTGTGCGCAATCTTGCTTTAAAATCTGCGCAAGCGGCGAAAGAAGTGAAGACTGTTATTTCGAGCAGCGTTGAACAAACGCGGGTGTCTTTAGAGTTGGCGGAAAGAAGCGACAAGGTTCTTGATGGTATCGTAACGTCTGTTCAGAAGGTCAACGTCCTTAATCACGAAATCGCGCAGACTTCCATGCATCAGTCCGAGGGTATCAATGCTATTCAAGAAGCGATGGGATCTTTAGAAAGACAAACCCAGGCGTTTTCAGCAGCGGCTGAAGAAACCGCCGCGACGTCGGAAGAAATGTCGGCGCAGGCGACCACGCTTCAACACATGGTTCACAATATGGCGACGGAAGTGATCGGTAAAGCGGCCTAAAGGCCGCTATGATTTTCCAGGGTCGTAACGTCCTCGATAATTCCGGCACCGATCATCATCTGATAAAACTGTGAAATCTGTTCTGGCGCGAGCGAAGTGGTATGCTCTGCCAGCGCCGAGCCGATGGAGGCTCCGTCTTTCATGGCGTTGATCACTTGCGCCTCGATCTTATCCATGCGCTGAACATAGATGCGGTTGTTTTTTTTATAAATCATCAAACTTTCGGGGCGATCCCAGTTGATGCCTTCGAATTCATAAGCGGGCTCTTTACGACGGGTCCAAATATCGTAAATCGCGTAAGGACTTTCAAAGATCTCCATGGCTTCAATAAAATGCACTTTGAAATCGTCCGAGCGAATCAGCTCTTCGGCTTGCTCCGTTGAAAGAGGATCGGGCGTCGGCGTATTGATGAGGCTTTTAAACGTCCACTCAAAGCGAGCCAAGTCATAAATAAACGGAATCACTTTGGTGGCGCTCAGTGTGCGCAAAAAATCGGGAAAGGCTTCGCCATACTCGGAAAGATCGTAAGAGACCGAGGGTTGGGATTCGATAAATCGCCGCGCCATTTTACTGAACAGAGCTTCGCCTAAAACCCACCACACGCCCTCGTAAGTTTTTTTCAGCGTGTCCGTGAGACGCTTGATATAGCCTTGATGATAAATTTCAAAAGCTTGCTCCAAGGACAGTTTTCCTGCGGGTTTGAGCTCGGCAAGCATCTTGGGATCTACCTGCATGGAAACAAGACTTTTTTTAAACAGGTTCTGCGTTTCGTTCAGAGTCATAGGAGTTCTCCAATATGTAGACCGCTTTCATTACTTCGGTTTCAAGCTCGCGGAAATCGGGGATGTCTTCGTCGCGCTCGATGAGCACCGGCAAGTGGCGAATCCGCGGCGCTATGAGTTTAAAGAAATCCCAGACCTTGTCGGGAATTTCGGTAGAGTGCGTATCGAAAAGATAACCGCCGTAATCAGTCGGTCCTGCCAGATGAATCTGCGCGACCCGGTCCATAGGAATATGATTCAAATAATATTGCGGATCGAAACCATGGTTGTACGAGTTCACATAGACGTTGTTAATATCAAGAAGCAGACCGCAGCCGGAGCGTTTGCTGACTTCGCTGACAAAATCCCATTCGTCCATTTCGTTTTTGCGATAACTGATATAAGTCGAAACGTTTTCAAGAATAAGCGGGCGTCGTAAAAAGTTTTGGACGAAATCAATATTGCTCACCAAAGTCTCGACACTGTCCTCGGTGAAAGGCAACGGCAGAAGATCGTGCAAGTTCAAATCGGAAGTTCCTGTCCATGACAGATGATCCGAAACAATAAAAGGCTCTACGCGTTCAATCAGCTCGCGAAGTTTTTGCAGATAATCCAGACGAATTCCCGCAGGGGATCCGATGTTCATGGAGATGCCGTGCAAAGCGACGGGATAGTCCTGCCGAATTTTTTGCAGCATCTCGATCGGGCGACCGCGCGAATTCATATAACTTTCCGAAGTCGCCTCAAACCACGCGACTTCGGTGGCAGGCCGTTGTTCTAAATAAGTATAATGGG
This region of Bdellovibrio sp. 22V genomic DNA includes:
- a CDS encoding GYF domain-containing protein: MAKQYYLSNNGTHIGPYTHETILKKIEAQENQWTDYVYDETVGEWLMLLEHPEFAAKLAQKPSARPGKMAAPVPSKQTLKDKEWFILKEGNNYGPFCQLEIIQMLQEKALFEYDYIWHAKLPAWKRVAELEEFSSDKIRSMRDSKDADVAEIFFRRRHARASYGASLIVHNNKTVFRGQALEISAGGAGVLIDTPNLQPGQSLFLHFQPGDGVPPFNAVCQIVSKQFVKDAKTDTEPVKYGVKFTTLSQSVRESIKNFTTKAA
- a CDS encoding HdeD family acid-resistance protein; amino-acid sequence: MKKKSTQLITLGILYVLLGIGALIFASASTLASVMTLGAVLFVAGIAQIVYGIQGRKTGQLWPHVALGCLALACSVLIFVNPVANTMGLTLMIGFLLLASGCAKVIGAFVERSSGWGYYALNGAISILLAAMILYTFPASALWTIGTFVGVDLILGGATLIGLGSAMRKMGQDLVSTVNSLLPESHEEVEYRHYTRNGDRHGDLNRSEKKEDYREPPSLH
- a CDS encoding ABC transporter ATP-binding protein — its product is MSENFMHEDLVKTKITYPGLFKRLWPYARKEKVLLFSAIFAVAGGAIVARLIPALIGYAIDHGIKGKDYSVFTQVAYAYLILEIFRSCFSFANVYLFQLFGNRMLFHLREDLMGHVQRLPLQFFNKTPTGRIVTRLTNDVMSLGELFTDGVIAVFTHTVIIISVVIALAVISWKLTLVSLLLAPLFIWASFYLSNRIRDILREQKKKLSLINAFLAENLNGIKVVQLYNRVTRNRDTFSVLSNDYRETNMRSIRAYALMQPIMNLFNATTITAALYYGGLLSAEGSIAIGALVAFLMNIQDFIPPLREILEKYQQFQNSLTSAERIFTLMDEPEEYELENLHSPGMIRGELDIRNLNFQYEANLPMVLKGISLHIKPGESIALVGRTGSGKSTFISLLQRFYDAPEKSIFVDGIALERIPREEIRHHVGVVQQDNFIFRGTVRENIGLGDPRISEEQIQRACEKTGYMGLLTRTGRDLSSAVDERGANLSVGERQLIAFARILAFNPDILILDEATANIDSESEHIIQEATKEITKGRTSIIIAHRLSTIEQCDRIVVLNQGEIAEIGSHAELMKAEGLYYQFASVGVKTNVIDESANGPAGTEPGDPS
- a CDS encoding ABC transporter ATP-binding protein; translated protein: MIFLIITNVLDGIYPLIMKTAIDQIESQVPLNAIGKTCLIFFAVMAGLAISRYSWRTNFGKFHTHAAEHIRQKIFRHMTSLGPNFFHKNQVGELMSLVTNDVQSFRQAIGPGLLILADGVIIIAVVLPIMISMNWEWTWKTLVFLPLVPLLIWRVMRLIHTNYKAQQDRFSELTGVAQETVGGIRVIKSFAQEDNRTKLFNSVSSAFEKACNKVARVDAFFIPVMEFGVTSGSVILLFVAKDDIYSGVVSIGTFVAFHRYIQKMVWPMTALGMGFSYFQKGYASFDRIKEVLKTETDIPDNGTHVLKTFESLEFKNVSYRHNRGSVYVLKNVSFTLKAGESLGIMGPVGAGKTTLLHLLSRMYPLEEGEILINGIPIEQITQDSLRRTFLLVPQEAFLFSETISDNVSFGLKERASEEEILRMTEIVDLSKEIDSLPHKYDSQLGERGVNLSGGQKQRLTIARGLIMKTPVLVLDDSLSAVDTRTEKAIEEELAKSRSTMTRIIVAHRLSSLKAVNKLLILKDGQVEALGAFEDVLKSSPTFQKIVQIQGQGDSHE
- a CDS encoding helix-turn-helix transcriptional regulator — protein: MSQIDQFLSSLKRALKTKNILYKDLAKALNLSESSVKRILSNKSLSLERLEEICRVADLSFSEVVKSANLDEANQVMLLSDEQEKALAENARLLHYFMMLHEGKTPQKIEREYQIPSAESKKYLFQLDRLNLIELHPRDKVKLKRQGFLRFRRDGPVGKALFEQTKSNYLNYDFRTEDYIRFALIKISPSTLAKYKAKLDRLLMEMQEEAKFEGEHNVPVGDTGILLSFRPWQYSYMGAIKKKD
- a CDS encoding murein L,D-transpeptidase catalytic domain family protein, with the translated sequence MATLTRTLLQISFFIIFIANSIAHAESLFQRQLPDGRLVFDAILEQGIPRPALDLIFRMYDYNEGLIPNTTHTVLVDYSLPSTSKRLFLINLETALVESFYVAHGIRSGVVESRSFSNMTDSWKSSLGFFFAKGTYNSQKNGLSLYLEGIDRSNDNAKNRAIVLHGAKYVSEEFIRNNGRLGWSEGCFAVGLEHVNTLVNLLQNGSILFSYHKDLIGLSRRYPSDQSLYGQEILPPGVNTRRTPGEGGGFVGNGVQEPF
- a CDS encoding cache domain-containing protein encodes the protein MWNKVWKARSYRYKILALLIGAILPLWAIVLFYVLPLVRDSMYEDRKTAVRNTVDVATTVLQHYYNLYETKVLSEDEAKKQALVAVSQLRYQGNEYFWINDLHPTMMMHPMKPELNGKDLSGMKDPNGVALFVEFVKVGETPAAEGFVSYMWPKPGSPHPEPKISFVRQFKQWKWILGSGVYVDDVEKAIAAFRMKVLISFSLAFLAAFALFYVFAGKLMSFLARTVTDTNEASKQVLEASSMLSSAGQNVAQGAVESAARIEETLKAVKDLNEIVRANQERASSASDLAKNSELGASQGAEEVKRLIESIGVMAKISREITSAMDIIDDIAFQTNLLALNAAVEAARAGEQGKGFAVVAEAVRNLALKSAQAAKEVKTVISSSVEQTRVSLELAERSDKVLDGIVTSVQKVNVLNHEIAQTSMHQSEGINAIQEAMGSLERQTQAFSAAAEETAATSEEMSAQATTLQHMVHNMATEVIGKAA
- a CDS encoding DNA-binding domain-containing protein gives rise to the protein MTLNETQNLFKKSLVSMQVDPKMLAELKPAGKLSLEQAFEIYHQGYIKRLTDTLKKTYEGVWWVLGEALFSKMARRFIESQPSVSYDLSEYGEAFPDFLRTLSATKVIPFIYDLARFEWTFKSLINTPTPDPLSTEQAEELIRSDDFKVHFIEAMEIFESPYAIYDIWTRRKEPAYEFEGINWDRPESLMIYKKNNRIYVQRMDKIEAQVINAMKDGASIGSALAEHTTSLAPEQISQFYQMMIGAGIIEDVTTLENHSGL